ACGTAATTGATGTCACTTTGACCGTCTACCATGTTAACAACTCAGAAAATGTGTTTACTTTGATGTCGCTATTGGTTCTTGCAGTTCGGTTTTTTGGTGAACTACAATATTACAACAGGAACATGAGGATTTTCAGTGCTAATGGATTTATGATCTCGGTCTCTGACACCATCTAAAGTAATTAGCACATATGCTCTAAATATATGATGGTTTTGTGAGCAATAAAGCCATTACCCATCGCATAAACTGACAGTCTCTCTAACTAAACTTCAACCACAAAGCTAATTGGAAAAGTCATTTCGGCTTCATTGTCTACAATTATAGCCGTGGCTTTACCAGCCTCAGAATCCTAGTGTGTGGTGCTTCGTTCATCATGGTGTATTTGGACCGGTGAATAAAACCCTGAAGAAACAAACCCAACTTAACCTGTTAGCTACTTTGATCTGTCTGTAATTTTGTCGAAGCTGCCTGCGTTAAACATAGCGACCTTAAGTGGTGAGGCTCTAAAGTATTTTCCCTATTTCTCACGAATAGCTTTTTCATTAAGAGCGATTAGATTATGTCCATTCAAAGTTGCTGATCCATAGAGAAAATGGCAGTGGATAAAAGACGATTTCAAGTGACCTTTTCGTCCCTTTCACACCAATCTGAGCCCCAGAATAGTTAGGGATCAGATTGGGAAAAAGCCCCCCCCCCCTCGTCTTCTCTTTCAACCCGTAACGACTCAAAGCGGAGGGGCTCTCAGCAAAACCTCAAACTGACACAttactacattttagtcatttagcagacgctcttatccagagcgacttacagttagtgagtgcataattgttttagactggccccccgtaggaatcgaaccaacaacgctggcgttgcaagcgccatgctctaccaactgagctacaggaaggCCTGTAGATTACATTAAAGTATAACGCATAGGTTGGGTCTAAAGACAGGTTGGGTCTAAAGAAAACCAGCAGCACTGGGCCATCTTAATTGTGTCTTTATGTAATTCATTATGCAACATTTATTTTTCAAATTAATTTGTAAATGTGGTTTAAAGTTGAGAGCCAGTTATAACAAAACTAGGCTACAAAAACAAATACAATTCTTACAATTAGGCTATAGGCAATCCCTGTTTcaagtataatatataatatgtctAGCCTATATAATTCCAGTGATACACTATGGGGTAAAGTTTGAAAAGATGCAGATGAAGGAATTATTGAACCATCTGTCTTCAGAGGTTTCTGTTATCTGTTAAAACAGTGTTATGTTAATTAGTGTTATTTTCTCATTTCTAATTATCGTAAATCACTCAACAAATAGATGTTTTGTTTTATGTAGTTGCACATGTAATATAGGCTATTATGCATATTAAGTCAATAATTGACAGCAGCACACCTCATTTGTTAATGAAAACACTGATGCAGGTCCCACGCACTTGAAACGTCTCTAATACACTTTTCTCATAGTTTTTTTAGACTTGTATTTTTCTTGGTAGAAATATAGGCTAGTTATATATTTTTGGAACAACACACCACAGCCATTTCTTCTAGAAAGTTAGCTGTTCAGTTAGGGGGCAGATGCTCAAAGGCGCGCGTGGATGGGAAAAGCATAGATCGTGTGTTACCCTCTCGTGAAGAAACATAATACTTGTTTTTACAGAAGGCATTTCGACATAGGCCTCTAAAGCGTCAGGGAAAGCAATGGATGGAGCTTGAAGCTTGAAGCCTTGAACGGTGTCGTGACTTTATGGATGTACTATATTGAAGCGCCTACATAAACTGAACCAATGAGGATTATATTATTAGCTATATTCCTGCAACGTTGTTAGGTGTTTATAAATTATCTGAAATGCCTATAGGCTGATATTTGCCTCCGTATTCACGAAGTAGGAGGTCCGGCTATCATAGCCTTTTAATGCTTTCACAACTGGTCCAAGAGTTCATTACGCTCGATTGACTGCTTGCAGAAGCGACAACGTGTTTCTGGGGTGCAGTTGCTCTGCAAAATGTGATTGATTTGTTATACAAACGGATAGAGAGAGACCACATCACTTGGAAATTAGCGTAATTTAGcctatgttttatatatatatatatatatttgaagcCCAGGTAGGCCTATATCTATGCTATGTTGACCTCTAACTCACCGTAGATGCTCAGCAAACCATATGCCTGATCTGATTCATATAGGCCACAGGTGCAAATATAGCCTACACTGTACTGCGAATGGCATTTTATATTTTTGGTAATAGCACATAATTATGTCACATAATTATATTTATATGCGTCTTTGTTTTAGGGAAATATAGGCTAACTCAAAGTATAACATATAAATTAATAGTAAGTTCCTGCCATGTGGAACTTCAAATTGCATTTATAGCATCAACTTAAAATCTGAGACACAAGGGAATCGAAGTTGAATATAGTCTCGTCAAAATCGTATTTCATATAGACCTAGCCTATGCTTGTGTTTgagttgagtttgagtttgagtttatttttacagggacagtgcacattaatcaacgtttcagtaaaagtgccggttttagccagccggctaattttcaaccgcagtccctgggtgTCAGTATTATCGGTCGATGTAAGTTGTGTGTATGCATCAATGATCTACCAAATAATAGGCTATTTGTTGTAAATCATTTAATTTACGTTCCCTTAATCGTAAAAACTGCTTTTAAATTGACAATGTATTATGTTTATCTAACATAGTGTGGTTGAAAATGTAACTGCAAACTTTGCAATGAAATAATATGATCATTTGAGTATCATGAACCCCCTACATTTTCATATGACTAAACAAAACAGCCAGAAGGTCTTCCAGCAACTATCTTCATGCCTGTAATATCCCTGACCAGCTCGATCGTATAATGTCATTTAATCCGTTGAAACTATCGATGAGAAACAGGCTGCTATCGATCCTTTCATTATGTGATCAAACAACAAATAGCCTTGCACAGGTGAGATGCTCACAACTTGGAAAGGATTCCCTGAATTACGGTAACAGCATCAACGATGTTGGTATATATTGCTGACGACAGTTTAAAACGAAGAAACGGGTCCCCAAATCAGTAAGAATGTCAAGGAAAATATCCAAAGTACGGTTCAAAAGTTTCGCACTGGAATGTAGCCTAACAGTGGTTGTTTGACATTTAGACAGATAAGCTAGATAACGGTTGCCTACATGGGTTGCAATGTAGTGTGGCGAGGCTAGAACGTATTCTTCATTCATTTAGAGCTACTTGTGAATAGAATAGGTGGAAGATAAATACATGTTGTACTTGCCTGGCTGGTGTTAGCCGAATTCAGGTACCGATGTTTCCCGTCCACTATAGCCTAATAGTCGTCGCTGGGTGCGTCTTTTTTTTACCCTGCTGTCCACTTTCTCTTTTTCTCGCCTGTTTTCGTGCTACAGCCTTCTTCCCGCTGCTCTCATTCACTgtcaccccactctctctctctctctctgcgtccaGCTTACTCCACAGCTTCCCAATCTGTGGAGTAAAATCTCAATGATACACTTACAGAAAATTCTTTGTCCGTTTTAATCTTATTCGTTTCACCTTTTCAAAGAGCTGGAGACATGACAGGGAGTCTCAGTGCAGTGTCCGAGACAGGGACGGGAAGAGCTCTGTTGGTGAATACTTAAAAACACCCATTCCTCCTATGCGTTAACAATGGGGGTACTTGCATATTTGCACACCATTATCTTTTAATAGCTGACCACACTCGCACAGCCATAACAAAGGTATTCATAAACGATTCACTTTATTTTAACATACCCTATACTCTATTTAGTGTATGCTATTATGGATGCATGTCGACGCACCAGGCTTGTAGCCCACTGAATAAAGTTCTGGCGGCTTTGGTGACTATGTGGGCTACATGCTTAAGTATCTGTTGTCACATTCAAACTACCCCGAGTCAATATGTTTGTACATTTTATGTCAATGTTATCTGAGCTGTTCCACTAATTGCAAGTGATTTTACCTTATCCTCAATCTACCAAAGTCACCAGCTGCTCCGTTTGAAATCTTCATCAGGAACACAGTatctgtaaaaatataaataaataaaaaatacattttcatgagtttattttttgtttttatgaTTTTACAAAGTTGATAAGAATGCATGCATGATCACGGTGAGTTATGCATTACTATGTGGATGTAATTGTATACTGTACGCTAGATGGCAGACCGATCCAGACATTTTTGAGTTGGAGACGCATGCAGGCTTCAGTATCCACATACAAAAAGCCGGAATCCCCGTGCAATTTTCAAACAACTTGACATGATTATGAATTATTGACATTATTAAAACATAATATGACATCCGTTCAATGATTGTGTAGGCCTTAAAACCTAAAGTGTTATAGAGTATTTGTTATTTGTCGATGTAATTTTGAGATTCGCTGGCGCCATCGCACCCTGTCTGCCTATTCTAACACGACTTGTCTATAATGCATCATTTCTTACATTGTAATTTTTCCTAATTTGATCCAGCAACTTTTGACCCGAATCAATTTTTGACAATGGAAATGTAACGTTGACACATATACAGTATTACGCACCACCAAATGCTGTAGGCTATAATAAAATACAAGATACATCAATAATGTCCCCCGCATTTTAAATTAATATAGCAGTCCCAAACAAACCATTTAAAACTTTGAGGAATTCTATGCTAGTCCCTTTCGCCTAGCACGTTTGTTTATTTCACCTGCGCAAAGCTTTGTCCCCGCTTTTACCCTTATTTCGGCTATTCtatccagggtttccttctcttTTTGTGACAATAGACGGCCCATACTAATCAGGTTTCAAAGTAAATACCAGCGCGGGGCGAACTCAATGTAAATTGTGCTTGTCAGAGCCCCCAGTCGTAGGTAGCAAGGAACGAGGACTCTAAccaatagagagaaagaggcttGGCTAACCTTAGCCTCccattttctctctcccccctcaatgCAGGGCTCTGGCCAGTCAGTCGCCTTTGATTATCAGTTGCCAGCAGCGCCTCTCTTGGCTCCTTGACACGAGCACCATATAAGGCGTAGCGATCTCCATAGAAACGTGTCAGTTTCAATAGTAGTGTCAAAGTTCACTATATACAGACATTCGCGCAGATCCCCGTTTCGGAAACATTGCTCTGCTGGTCTTCCCGTTTAAACGCATTCATTTTGGGGTCTCTCCTTCTTGCATATTCTATTagttgtttttttttctttttatctTTTCGCCTTCGCTCCATTCTGCTGGAGAGGTGAAACTACACGGGCACTTCGGCGACGCGGTCTTTTTGCTGGTCGAAAATAGATTTATTTAAGAATATAGATGTAAAATTTGGCTCTTCAGTTTTTCCTCCCCTCCGACAGCGAAGACGGGCGTAAGGAGCAAGGAAGAAAGGAAAGGGAATTTATTTCTCGCAGCACTTTGGATCGCGTCTATTTTATGTTCATTTCTACGCCCATGTGAATCGCTCCTGCCTCCTTTCTGGCTATTTTATAACAAACTGCATTTTTTGTTACGTCTGGCTCGCTTTTTCTTCAAGATTGGGTTCCTGAATGGCTGACTGCAATTTACATTGGAACTGGCCTCCCGATACTTGCATATCCTGATCGGGTGCCTATTCTATCGCCTCCTGTATTTTGAATGCATTGATCGTGTTCTGCTCCCTTCTTTCTCCTATGAGATTGTTTGTTCCGATTTGACTTTGCACTGTGGTGTTTGACATATTTTTTCTCCCCTCGCTTTATAAATCTCAGCGATCAGTTCGCTTTACAGCACTTTCCGGGCCCGAGATATGGCAATGGTAGTTAGCGTCTGGCGAGATCCGCAGGAAGACGTGGTCGGAGGACCTCCGAGCGGCCCCAATCCAGCAACTCAGCCGGCGAGGGAGCAACAGCAGGCGGCGTCGGCAGCACCGCACACTCCGCAGACCCCCAGTCAGCCAGGACCCCCGTCAACACCAGGGACTGCTGGAGACAAGGGGAGTCAGAATTCTGGACAGAGTGGCGCACAGCATATAGAATGTGTTGTTTGCGGAGACAAATCGAGCGGCAAGCACTATGGTCAGTTCACCTGCGAGGGATGCAAAAGTTTCTTCAAGAGGAGTGTCCGAAGGAACTTAACGTATACATGTCGTGCCAATAGGAACTGTCCCATTGACCAACACCACCGAAATCAGTGCCAATACTGTCGGCTGAAGAAATGTTTAAAAGTGGGAATGCGGCGGGAAGGTGAATATCTTTTTTTAATGGCACATATGATGATGCATACTACGTTTCATTGacgactagggctgccatgttgcaTAAAAGgtcacatacatacatacggcTGAGCACATTGCACATCCATGTTTTTTTagggtatgtgtatgtgtgcgcgttTAGCCAATAGAGAGGGTCAAATGCAATGCAGCTTCAAAAGATAGGGAGCCTATACGGGTCGTAGGCTAAAACAAAGCAGCTATTTATTTGGCTGACGTTTTTTGTGAACGtcaaaactaaacataacaattTGCTATTtgcttttagtgtgtgtgtgtgtgtttgtgtgtgtgtgtgagagagagagagagagagagagagagagagagagagagagagagagagagagagagagagagagagagagagagagagagagagagagagagagagagataacatgcTAGTGCACGTTCTTACATGTGTAGTGATATACTTGTGTTTGGTTTGTCTGTGCATTAAAAAGAACAGACAACATAACCACATCGCCTCCCTGTTCCATATGCTGACTAGACAGATTAGACAGCTTGAGCAGGCTGACGTTAATGCTAGAGAATTTCTACGGTGCACATTTGTTTAGCCTCATAATGTATGAGAGGCCGTAACTTTCCCTCTCTTTGTAGCACAAATTATAGCAATACTCGTATTTTAAATTAACCACCAAAAATACCATAGCCTACATGTTATTTAATATTATCCCCCAAAAATATTGTAAACAAAAATACAATTAGAccaattatacttttttaaagcaCATTGTTAAAATATTATTCCTCGACTGAACTGTAGGCTTAGAATGCGTTTACTCTTATTGTGCTTGATATATTTTTGCCATTCTTCTTCAGTGCAGTATAACACAGGTGTAATGGAGGAATACATTTGACAAAATTAAACTGACACATGGGTTGCATTGAACAATTAGATGTAGCATATGTCTACATGGCATTATAGGCCTATATTACAGCACCCGTTATGTTAGATattggaaatgtgtgtgtgtgtgtgtgtgtgtgtgtgtgtgtgtgtgtgtgtgtgtgtgtgtgtgtgtgtgtgtgtgtgtgtgtgtgtgtgtgtgtgtgtctgtgtctgtgtgttaatcTAGATGCATGCATAATCGATACTAATGTAAAGAGAGCAACATTTAGCATGTAGGCTTCGGTCATTCTTAGATATtgaaaatattattatttatttaaacgACACACAATCTTACACACTATATAATTTACAGTTTGAACTAGATTGTGATGGGAAATGTTACTCCCTTATTTCAGGGCAGAAAACACTAGCTTGCCTAATGCTTCTCAGCATAGGTTGCACATACAACAATGTTTATCAGTTCTGGATGCAcatttcctctccttctctttctttttGTCAGCGGTTCAGCGAGGACGAATGCCTCCAACCCAGCCGAACCCAGGCCAGTACGGGCTGACGAACGGGGACCCTCTGAACGGCCATTGCTATCTCTCCGGATACATCTCGCTATTGCTTCGGGCTGAGCCTTACCCGACGTCCCGATATGGAAGCCAATGCATGCAGCCCAACAATATCATGGGTATCGAGAACATCTGCGAGCTGGCAGCTCGCTTGCTCTTCAGCGCCGTGGAATGGGCGAGGAACATCCCTTTCTTTCCAGATCTGCAGATCACCGACCAGGTGTCCCTTCTCAGGCTGACGTGGAGCGAATTGTTTGTGCTAAACGCGGCTCAGTGTTCCATGCCTTTGCATGTGGCCCCTCTGCTCGCCGCAGCAGGCCTCCACGCTTCTCCAATGTCTGCGGACCGAGTCGTGGCTTTCATGGATCACATTCGAATCTTTCAGGAGCAGGTTGAGAAGCTCAAGGCCCTCCACGTTGACTCGGCAGAGTACAGCTGCATCAAGGCAATAGTACTCTTCACATCAGGTGAGTGTTTCCCATGCCGCTACTGAGGCCTTCTCTTTCATAGGCGGGCAGTGAGGGGGCAGACAGGGAGAACAACACTGACACAGAGGCCATGGCTGTCTAGTGCATGCTGTTTTGACAATGGCCTGCTGCATATATCCACATTGATGCATTTTGAGAGAAGTAAACAACGATTTTCAAAAACGTAATTTGAATGTGTATTTTACTCCCTCGTAGGAATAGATTGAAAGACAATATAATATCTAATAACTGTGAGATAATATAAAAAGTTAATAGCATGACATTTTTAATAAATCTGATAACTAGGTCTATAGAAGTGTTTGGTCAATGTAGCAGGCGTCTTGTTTTATTACATTATATGCGTAAAGAAAAGCATAATTTCAGTATGACACTTGATGTAGGCTATGAATGAGTTGCGGCACATGTTTGTCATGTTTTGCGTGCTCAAACACGTGTCATGGTAAAACAGGAAATAATCCCTAGCTGCCTGATCAAAGAAATACTGATTAAATAGCCTAATATGTCATTGTATTACTCTGCTATACATTTCTGTCAGAACAACGGTATGCTTGAGATAGATTCGGAATGTATTTAGTTTAACGATATTTCCTCTCACAATTATTGTCTTTTGAAAAGAAGGCCTAGTCTACATATGACAGCTCATTACTAGATCTGGCTGAGGCAAGGTCACCATTCCTGTCGCTGTAATAATATAGATATTTTGGGTTTGATTGTGGACACTTGCTCTATTACCATTTGCAAGCAGTCGCGTAGGGATAATGGAGAGTAAGTAGGCCTCATGGATAAAGAAGCCTAAATCGACCGTGACTCAAAAGAGTTCTTATGTGGCTCTTTAGAAGTGAACACATTCTCATGAAATAGCATTATTTCAATCAATACATTTCACAATTAAGCAACATTTTGCAAATCATTGTGTTTTGTAatatgtgtttttattttattttatagaaCATATTTTCACTCTCGATGTCCTCAAAAAACACTATGCTTAGTGACCACCTATAGCCTAGCCTAAAGTAGCCTAGCATTAGCATCTTACTTAATTATAGTCTATTAAAGTTATCCTATTGCCTACTCTACATAGTTAAGTATATTTCCTTGCATATTAtacaatattatattatattaggcatattatattatgttatAGGCTATTATATGATTAGACATATCGATATGAAGTATTtagtaattattattttttaaatcgtGAGAATTGTATAGCTTACAGACAGGTTGAGTGACCAGCGAACTTGTTTTGATCATGGCCAAAGGGGGATACAAAATAAGAGTTTAATTAAATTCCATTAAACCTCCCCTAGTCTTCTAATTTGCCCTCCTTAGTGACATGAAGACTTTTACCACTGCCTTTTCTGCCCGTGAGGACTTCCTGAATTTTGGGATAGTTTGTGTGCATTTCTGTCCTTGGCATCCAAACATTATATTCTCGTTTTGTAGGCCTACATGTGACAGTGTCCTTTTTGAGGCCCACCCTAATATAAAACGAGCCATCATTGCGAACAAGGCAAACATGTATTTAGGTGCATTTATATGATCAATCAAGCCCTTCTGGTTTACCTATAGCCTATCTTTGCTAATGCGAActtatgtttttctttttttataggCTGTTAGTCATCTACG
The sequence above is a segment of the Coregonus clupeaformis isolate EN_2021a chromosome 16, ASM2061545v1, whole genome shotgun sequence genome. Coding sequences within it:
- the LOC121584443 gene encoding nuclear receptor subfamily 2 group F member 1-A isoform X2, whose amino-acid sequence is MAMVVSVWRDPQEDVVGGPPSGPNPATQPAREQQQAASAAPHTPQTPSQPGPPSTPGTAGDKGSQNSGQSGAQHIECVVCGDKSSGKHYGQFTCEGCKSFFKRSVRRNLTYTCRANRNCPIDQHHRNQCQYCRLKKCLKVGMRREVQRGRMPPTQPNPGQYGLTNGDPLNGHCYLSGYISLLLRAEPYPTSRYGSQCMQPNNIMGIENICELAARLLFSAVEWARNIPFFPDLQITDQVSLLRLTWSELFVLNAAQCSMPLHVAPLLAAAGLHASPMSADRVVAFMDHIRIFQEQVEKLKALHVDSAEYSCIKAIVLFTSDACGLSDAAHIESLQEKSQCALEEYVRSQYPNQPSRFGKLLLRLPSLRTVSSSVIEQLFFVRLVGKTPIETLIRDMLLSGSSFNWPYMSIQ
- the LOC121584443 gene encoding nuclear receptor subfamily 2 group F member 1-A isoform X1, coding for MAMVVSVWRDPQEDVVGGPPSGPNPATQPAREQQQAASAAPHTPQTPSQPGPPSTPGTAGDKGSQNSGQSGAQHIECVVCGDKSSGKHYGQFTCEGCKSFFKRSVRRNLTYTCRANRNCPIDQHHRNQCQYCRLKKCLKVGMRREAVQRGRMPPTQPNPGQYGLTNGDPLNGHCYLSGYISLLLRAEPYPTSRYGSQCMQPNNIMGIENICELAARLLFSAVEWARNIPFFPDLQITDQVSLLRLTWSELFVLNAAQCSMPLHVAPLLAAAGLHASPMSADRVVAFMDHIRIFQEQVEKLKALHVDSAEYSCIKAIVLFTSDACGLSDAAHIESLQEKSQCALEEYVRSQYPNQPSRFGKLLLRLPSLRTVSSSVIEQLFFVRLVGKTPIETLIRDMLLSGSSFNWPYMSIQ